A single region of the Gemella sp. zg-570 genome encodes:
- the gap gene encoding type I glyceraldehyde-3-phosphate dehydrogenase, producing the protein MTVKVAINGFGRIGRLAFRRIQEVEGIEVVAINDLTPVRQLVHLLKYDTTQGRFKGEASEGEGFILVNGKEVKAFAQANPAELPWGELDVDVVLECTGFFTSKAKAEAHIKAGAKKVVISAPGGNDIKTIVYNVNHETLDGSETVISGASCTTNCLAPMAKALHDNFGVVQGLMTTIHAYTGDQNTLDAPHRGGDLRRARAAAENIIPNTTGAAKAIGLVIPELNGKLDGAAQRVPVSTGSITELVATLEKNVTAEEVNAAMKAAATESFGYNTDEIVSSDIVGSEFGSIFDATQTKVLTVGDKQLVKVVSWYDNEMSYTSQLVRTLKHFAGLIK; encoded by the coding sequence ATGACAGTAAAAGTAGCAATTAACGGTTTTGGACGTATAGGAAGATTAGCTTTCAGAAGAATACAAGAAGTAGAAGGAATTGAGGTAGTTGCAATAAATGACCTAACTCCAGTTAGACAATTGGTTCATTTATTAAAATATGATACAACTCAAGGACGTTTCAAAGGTGAAGCTTCAGAAGGCGAAGGATTTATCCTAGTAAATGGTAAAGAAGTTAAGGCATTTGCTCAAGCAAATCCTGCTGAATTACCATGGGGAGAATTAGATGTTGATGTAGTTTTAGAATGTACAGGTTTCTTTACTTCTAAAGCAAAAGCAGAAGCACACATCAAGGCTGGGGCTAAAAAAGTTGTTATTTCTGCACCAGGTGGAAATGACATAAAAACTATTGTTTACAACGTAAACCACGAAACATTAGACGGAAGTGAAACAGTTATTTCTGGTGCTTCTTGTACAACAAACTGTTTAGCTCCAATGGCAAAAGCATTACACGACAACTTCGGAGTAGTTCAAGGATTAATGACAACAATTCATGCTTATACAGGAGACCAAAATACACTAGACGCACCACACCGCGGAGGAGATTTACGCCGTGCTCGTGCCGCAGCTGAAAATATTATTCCTAACACAACAGGAGCTGCAAAAGCTATCGGTCTAGTGATTCCTGAATTAAATGGAAAATTAGACGGAGCGGCACAACGAGTTCCTGTATCAACTGGGTCAATTACTGAATTAGTAGCTACACTAGAAAAAAATGTAACTGCTGAGGAAGTTAATGCTGCAATGAAAGCTGCTGCAACTGAATCATTTGGCTACAACACTGATGAAATAGTATCTTCTGATATCGTAGGAAGTGAATTTGGTTCAATCTTTGATGCAACTCAAACAAAAGTTTTAACTGTTGGAGATAAACAATTAGTAAAAGTTGTATCTTGGTATGACAATGAAATGTCTTACACTTCACAATTAGTAAGAACATTAAAACATTTTGCAGGATTAATTAAATAA
- a CDS encoding sugar-binding transcriptional regulator has translation MDILQLLHLQSKLIPDLFEKFNKRYELLISIKVHQPIGRKSLMEIVGLTERQLRTECEILAKLGLISKSTTGMTITPECDEFLDELKGIFAEDPFKRARKIIREHFGIKDIFVVKGDFSKSEVTRQEMVQLLFDKVNRIISKDCVIGVSGGSTMQYLASKVDKTFGYDKNIMITPIRGALTISNTGYQSNDIATQMAVNSNHRYQLLHAPDNIGSRTLDELSKEPIMMQVLDIISKTSIIIHSIGEAYEMANRRKLAKETIEILKTSNALSETFGSFYDKGGKIIYSTHTIGMNIEDVEKVADIFTIVGGKEKAEAVYSYLNSRPANSTLIIDEAICKKILKKLNYF, from the coding sequence ATGGATATTTTACAATTACTACATTTGCAAAGTAAACTTATTCCAGACTTGTTCGAAAAATTTAATAAGAGATATGAGTTGTTAATTTCTATTAAGGTTCACCAACCTATTGGTCGTAAATCTTTAATGGAAATAGTTGGGCTTACGGAAAGACAGTTGCGGACTGAATGTGAAATTTTGGCAAAACTGGGACTCATATCTAAAAGCACTACTGGTATGACTATTACGCCCGAGTGTGATGAATTTTTAGATGAATTAAAGGGAATATTTGCAGAAGACCCTTTTAAACGTGCTAGAAAAATTATTAGAGAACATTTCGGGATAAAAGATATTTTTGTAGTCAAGGGAGATTTTTCAAAAAGTGAAGTTACCAGACAAGAAATGGTACAATTACTTTTTGACAAGGTCAATAGAATTATCAGTAAGGATTGTGTAATTGGTGTTAGTGGTGGTAGCACAATGCAGTACCTAGCTAGCAAGGTTGATAAAACTTTTGGCTATGATAAGAATATAATGATTACGCCAATAAGAGGAGCTTTGACAATATCCAATACTGGTTATCAGTCTAATGATATTGCTACCCAAATGGCAGTTAATTCAAATCATAGATACCAATTATTACATGCACCGGATAATATCGGAAGTAGGACATTAGATGAGCTTTCTAAAGAGCCGATAATGATGCAGGTTCTCGATATTATAAGTAAAACATCTATTATTATTCATAGTATAGGTGAGGCTTATGAAATGGCTAACCGTAGAAAACTTGCCAAAGAAACTATTGAAATTTTAAAAACAAGTAATGCACTTAGTGAAACTTTTGGAAGTTTTTATGACAAGGGCGGAAAAATTATTTATAGCACCCACACAATAGGTATGAATATAGAAGATGTAGAGAAAGTGGCAGATATATTCACAATAGTAGGTGGTAAAGAAAAAGCCGAAGCTGTTTATAGTTATTTAAACAGTAGACCGGCTAATTCAACCCTTATTATTGATGAAGCAATTTGTAAAAAAATTTTAAAAAAATTAAATTATTTTTAG
- a CDS encoding DUF2087 domain-containing protein, producing the protein MEEIKIKYFKDKKLTTIPKKEKNKILVLEIIKDFLKNKQETFTEKELNEAIKEIYPDYSLIRRYLIDYKMMVRDNYGKNYSFNDAEN; encoded by the coding sequence ATGGAAGAGATAAAAATAAAATATTTTAAAGATAAAAAACTAACAACAATACCTAAAAAAGAAAAAAATAAAATTTTAGTATTAGAAATAATAAAAGACTTTTTAAAAAATAAGCAGGAAACCTTTACAGAAAAAGAATTAAATGAAGCCATAAAAGAAATTTATCCAGACTACTCTCTAATTAGAAGATACCTAATAGATTATAAAATGATGGTTAGGGATAATTATGGTAAAAACTATTCATTTAATGATGCTGAAAATTAA
- the rplS gene encoding 50S ribosomal protein L19, producing MNKLIAEITKSQLRTDIPQFKAGDTVRVHVRIIEGGRERIQQFEGVVVKRRGGGISATYTVRKISNGVGVERTFPVHTPKVERIEVVRKGRVRRAKLYYLRNLRGKAARIKEVR from the coding sequence ATGAACAAATTAATCGCAGAGATTACAAAATCACAATTAAGAACTGACATTCCTCAGTTTAAAGCAGGAGATACTGTAAGAGTACATGTTAGAATTATCGAAGGTGGACGTGAACGTATCCAACAATTTGAAGGTGTTGTAGTTAAACGTCGTGGCGGTGGAATATCTGCTACATACACTGTGCGTAAAATTTCTAACGGTGTTGGGGTTGAAAGAACATTCCCAGTTCACACACCAAAAGTAGAAAGAATTGAAGTAGTACGTAAAGGTAGAGTTAGACGTGCTAAATTGTATTACTTACGTAACCTACGTGGTAAAGCAGCTCGTATTAAAGAAGTACGTTAA
- the nox gene encoding H2O-forming NADH oxidase, translating to MAKIVVVGANHAGTACINTILGNYGKENEVVVFDKNNNISFLGCGMALWIGKQIAGADGLFYSNKETLEAAGAKVNMEADVQSIDYDKKEVHVVLKDGRKHVEGYDKLILATGSKPIIPPIKGVELENVQFVKLFQNAQEVIDKLENPEIQRVAVVGAGYIGVELAEAFERIGKEVVLVDVAETCLSGYYDKDLTELMNKNLSDHNIKLAFGQTVTEIQGNGKVERLVTDKESFDVDMVILAVGFRPNNELGKDKLELFRNGAYVINRHQETSVKDVYAIGDCATVYDNSLGDDAINYIALASNAVRSGLVAAHNVCGKPLETIGIQGSNGICIYDLKMVSTGLTLEKALRAGYDAVVTEFSDLQKPDFIEHDNHDVTIKIVYDKNTRVVLGCQIASKEDMSMGIHMFSLAIQEKVTIERLALLDIFFLPHFNKPYNYITMAALTAK from the coding sequence ATGGCAAAAATTGTAGTTGTTGGAGCTAATCACGCTGGAACAGCGTGTATCAATACAATATTAGGTAATTACGGAAAAGAAAATGAAGTGGTTGTTTTTGATAAAAATAACAATATTTCATTCTTAGGATGCGGTATGGCATTATGGATTGGTAAGCAAATTGCCGGGGCTGATGGATTATTCTATTCTAATAAAGAAACATTAGAAGCAGCTGGTGCTAAAGTAAATATGGAAGCCGACGTGCAAAGTATTGATTATGACAAAAAAGAAGTCCATGTTGTATTAAAAGACGGAAGAAAACATGTAGAAGGCTATGACAAATTAATATTGGCTACTGGTTCTAAACCAATAATACCCCCAATCAAAGGTGTAGAATTAGAAAATGTTCAATTTGTAAAATTATTCCAAAATGCTCAAGAAGTAATTGATAAATTGGAAAATCCTGAAATTCAACGTGTTGCAGTAGTTGGTGCTGGATATATTGGGGTAGAGTTAGCTGAAGCCTTTGAAAGAATTGGCAAAGAGGTTGTCTTAGTTGACGTTGCAGAAACTTGCTTGTCTGGTTACTACGACAAAGACTTAACAGAGTTAATGAATAAAAATTTATCTGACCACAACATTAAATTAGCATTCGGACAAACAGTAACTGAAATTCAAGGAAATGGAAAAGTAGAAAGATTGGTTACTGATAAAGAAAGTTTTGATGTGGATATGGTAATTCTAGCAGTAGGATTTAGACCGAATAATGAATTAGGAAAAGATAAGTTAGAATTATTTAGAAATGGTGCTTATGTTATAAATCGCCATCAAGAAACTAGCGTAAAAGATGTCTATGCTATAGGAGATTGTGCCACAGTTTATGACAACTCATTAGGAGATGATGCGATTAACTACATCGCTTTAGCATCAAATGCTGTGCGTTCAGGGCTTGTAGCAGCCCACAATGTATGTGGTAAGCCACTGGAAACAATCGGAATACAAGGTTCAAATGGTATCTGCATCTACGACTTAAAAATGGTATCAACTGGATTAACACTAGAAAAAGCTCTAAGAGCTGGATATGATGCAGTAGTTACAGAATTTTCTGACTTGCAAAAACCCGACTTTATTGAACATGATAACCACGATGTAACTATTAAAATAGTTTATGATAAAAATACAAGAGTCGTCTTGGGTTGTCAAATTGCAAGTAAAGAAGATATGTCAATGGGTATCCACATGTTCTCTCTTGCCATTCAAGAAAAAGTTACAATTGAGCGTTTAGCCCTATTAGATATCTTCTTCTTACCACACTTCAACAAACCCTACAACTACATTACAATGGCAGCCCTAACTGCTAAATAA
- a CDS encoding restriction endonuclease subunit S, which produces MKRYKKYKQVNLPWLREVPEHWGTEKIKRLFYISKDLSTKENPVILSLARDKVKVRDISNNKGQIAVDYSNYNKVEKGDLLLNPMDLYSGANCNISYIEGVISPAYINLRNKVKLNKKYYDYWFKAQYTSLALQSVGKGVSKDNRWTLTNETLLNYVTLTPPLSEQSQIANFLDWKIGEIDRLVGLEKRKVERLGELYRKILNNIFDNIIGEKKRLKYIFSFGKGLGITKENLGEYGYRCINYGEIHGKLKFSFSSKDKLLKGLSNVEGITITEFANLSKGDFIFADTSEDLIGSGNFTFLEWLESEVYAGYHTIVCKPKIKFNSRFLAYQLESDLWRTQIRKAVNGIKVYSITQQILKQTSVVFPDLSIQENIVSKLDGIQDKLIDMKRCTETQITYLEQLKQSLISDVVTGKMDVREIEIPEKYRRES; this is translated from the coding sequence ATGAAAAGATATAAAAAGTATAAGCAAGTAAATTTGCCCTGGTTAAGAGAAGTACCAGAGCATTGGGGAACAGAAAAAATTAAAAGATTATTTTATATCAGTAAAGATTTATCAACTAAAGAAAATCCAGTTATTTTATCATTAGCAAGGGATAAGGTAAAGGTAAGGGATATTTCAAATAATAAAGGACAAATAGCTGTTGATTATTCAAATTACAATAAAGTTGAAAAAGGAGATTTACTTTTAAATCCAATGGATTTATACAGTGGGGCTAATTGTAATATTTCTTATATAGAGGGAGTTATTAGCCCAGCATATATAAATTTAAGAAATAAAGTTAAATTAAATAAAAAATATTATGATTATTGGTTTAAAGCACAATACACTTCATTAGCTTTACAATCAGTAGGTAAAGGAGTGTCTAAAGATAATAGATGGACACTAACAAATGAAACTTTATTAAATTATGTTACTTTAACTCCCCCCCTATCTGAACAAAGCCAAATAGCTAACTTTCTTGATTGGAAGATAGGTGAAATTGATAGGTTGGTGGGGCTGGAGAAGAGGAAAGTTGAGAGATTGGGGGAGTTATATAGAAAAATATTAAATAATATATTTGATAATATTATTGGTGAAAAAAAACGATTAAAATATATTTTTAGTTTTGGTAAGGGTTTAGGCATAACTAAAGAGAACTTAGGAGAATATGGGTATAGATGTATTAATTATGGGGAGATACATGGCAAATTAAAGTTTTCTTTTAGTTCTAAAGATAAATTGTTAAAAGGTCTTTCAAATGTAGAAGGAATAACTATAACAGAATTTGCGAATCTTTCTAAGGGGGATTTCATTTTTGCTGATACATCAGAAGATTTAATAGGAAGTGGGAATTTCACTTTTTTAGAATGGTTAGAGAGTGAAGTATATGCAGGATATCATACTATTGTATGTAAACCAAAAATAAAATTCAATAGCAGATTTTTAGCTTATCAATTAGAAAGCGATTTATGGAGAACACAAATAAGAAAAGCAGTAAATGGGATTAAAGTATATAGTATAACTCAACAAATTTTAAAACAAACATCTGTAGTATTTCCTGACTTATCAATACAAGAAAACATAGTATCAAAATTAGATGGAATACAAGATAAGCTAATTGATATGAAAAGATGTACTGAAACCCAAATCACCTACCTTGAGCAACTAAAACAAAGTTTAATATCTGATGTTGTTACTGGTAAAATGGATGTAAGAGAAATAGAAATACCAGAGAAATATAGGAGGGAAAGTTGA